The DNA window GATGAACGAGCGCATGTCGATCGGCGCGCGGCTCGCGACCGGCTTTCCGGAAATATTCGAGTTCTGCTCCAATCTGATGACCGAGGACGGGCCCGCGATCGACGACCGCGCCACGCGCTCGAAGCTTGCGGGCTGGGCGGTCAAGGCCAGCGGCTTGAAATACACCAGCTACCGTGCGATCTCGGCGCTTTCCAAGGGCGACCGGCCGGGCCCGGAAAATTCGATCGGCAAGCTGGTCGCGGGCTCGATGCTGCAGGATATTGCGATGTATGCGATGGATCTGGAAGGCGCGGCCGGCGCTCTCACCGGCGATTCCGATGAAGTGGCGCGCGGCCAGTTCCAGCAGATGCTGTTGAGTTCGCCCTCGATGCGGATCGCCGGCGGCACCGATGAAATCCTGCGCAACATCATCGCTGAGCGCGTGCTGGGCTTGCCCGGCGATATCCGTGTCGACAAGAACGTACCGTTCAACAAGATCCCGACCAAGGGGCGCTGAAGATGCAGGAAGCCGTCAAGAAACCGAAGACGCGTTATTCGACCGAGGATCGTATCGGCGTGCTCGAAGAGCTGTTGCACGAGCGCTATTCCGTCCGCGCATTCCTGCCAGAGCCGGTGCCGCGCGAGACCATCGAGCACATTCTTAAAGTGGCGCAGCGTACCGCGTCATGGTGCAACAGCCAGCCGTGGCAGGTGTTGATCGCGAGCGGCGCGGCCAAGGAGCGTTTTCGCAGGGCGATTTATGCTGAAGCGAGCTCGGGCGGCCCGGAACAGGGCGACTTTACATTCCCGCGCGAATATCTCGGCGTTTATCTCGATCGCCGCCGCGAAAGCGGCTTCCAGCTTTACAACACGCTCGGCATCCCCAGAGGCGACAAGGCGGCTTACGCCAAGCAGGCGCTGGAGAACTACAATTTCTTCGGCGCGCCGCATGTCGCGATCATTCACTCGACCGAGGCGCTCGGGATTTACGGCGCGATCGATTGCGGCGCCTATGTCGGCAATTTCATGCTGGCAGCGCAAGCGCTCGGTCTCGGCACCATCCCGCAGGCGGCGCTGGCACGCCACTCCGGGCTGATCCACCGCCACTTCAATCTCGGCGACGACCGCCGCGTGGTGTGCGGGATTTCATTTGGATTTGCCGACAACGCGCACAAGGTCAACAGCTACCGCACCTCGCGTGCCGGGGTCGCGGACACCGCGACGTTCGTCGACGAATAGGGCACAGACAATACCGATTTCGTCATGGCCGGGCTCGTCCCGGCCATCGATGTCTTGCCAGTCGGCGTGCCTTCAAGACGTGGATGCCCGGCACAAGGCAGGGCATGACGAAAGGCAGTGGTGTTTCAGGGTGAGGTCGAAAAGACCCAAATCCGTCAAAACTTCGGCGGGCGCTTTTCCGCGAACGCCTTGATGCCTTCCTTGATTTCGGCGCTGCGCATGCTCTCGCGATGGCGGCGGTCGGCGGCTTCCTCGTCGAGCTTGCCGTGGGCGAATTCGTTGATCGCGCGCTTCATGCCGCGCATCGCCAGCGGCGCGT is part of the Bradyrhizobium canariense genome and encodes:
- a CDS encoding nitroreductase, yielding MQEAVKKPKTRYSTEDRIGVLEELLHERYSVRAFLPEPVPRETIEHILKVAQRTASWCNSQPWQVLIASGAAKERFRRAIYAEASSGGPEQGDFTFPREYLGVYLDRRRESGFQLYNTLGIPRGDKAAYAKQALENYNFFGAPHVAIIHSTEALGIYGAIDCGAYVGNFMLAAQALGLGTIPQAALARHSGLIHRHFNLGDDRRVVCGISFGFADNAHKVNSYRTSRAGVADTATFVDE